Part of the Haemophilus influenzae genome is shown below.
CATTATTGAAGATGCAAAATTCAAAACTTACGGCTGTGGTTCTGCGATTGCATCTAGTTCATTAATTACTGAGTGGGTAAAAGGTAAATCTTTAGAAGAAGCTGGGGCAATTAAAAATAGCCAAATTGCTGAAGAATTAGAATTGCCGCCAGTGAAAGTGCATTGCTCTATTTTAGCAGAAGATGCAATTAAAGCAGCAATTGCTGATTATAAAGCAAAACAAGGCTAATCATGTGAAAAAGTGCGGTCAATTTTGACCGCATTTTTAGCGGGGGGATAGATGGGTATTACATTAACAGAAAAAGCAGCTCAGCGAGTGAAAGCCTTTTTGGATAATCGTGGTAAAGGTATTGGATTACGTTTAGGTGTGAAAACATCAGGTTGTTCTGGCTTAGCTTATGTACTTGAGTTTGTAGATGTTTTAAATTCCGAAGATCAAGTTTTTGAGCAGCACGGTGTTAATATTATTGTCGATCCAAAAAGTCTTGTTTATCTCAATGGCATTGAGCTGGATTATGTAAAAGAAGGCCTAAATGAAGGCTTTAAATATAATAATCCAAATGTAAAAGAATCTTGTGGTTGTGGCGAAAGTTTCCACGTTTAAGGTAATAATCTGATGTTCAATCCTTTTCAAATTTTTGATTTGCCAGTTGATTTTCAGCTGGATGAAAAAGTACTAAATGCACGTTATTTAAAATTACAAAAGGCCCTACATCCAGATAATTTTGTCTCAAGTAGTGCTTTAGATCAACGTGTTGCGATGCAAAAATCTACCGAAGTGAATGATGCCTTAAAAACGTTAAAAGACCCAATTTTGCGAGCTGAAGCGATCATTGCTCTTAATACTGGTGAGCAGTTAGATCTTGAACAAAAAAGCACGCAAGATGTGGCGTTTTTAATGCAACAATTACAATGGCACGAACAATTAGAAGAGCTTGAAAGCCAGCAAGATGAAAGAGCATTAAATGCTTTTGCTAAAGAAATTAAACAAGAAACTCAATCATTATTGACCGCACTTTTTGAGAGTTTGAAATCTCAACAATGGGCGAGAGCATCTCAATACTGTGATAAATTACGTTTTACCCATAAACTTTCTGAAGAAATTGAACGTGTGGAAGAACGAATTTTTGAATTAGATTAAATGTGGGGGCAAATGTAATTTGCCCCTACGAGATGTGAATAAATAACACTATGCAAACTCTTGAACAGCTCACTAGCCCAGAACATTCTGCTTGGATAACCCTTTCCCAATGGATTGATAACGCTCGCAATCATTGTGAAGTAATTAAAAAAGATCAATCCAGTGCGGAGCGTGAGCTTTTTACTATGCAAATGCCAACATCCTCGCCAATGGGTGCAGTAATCTATGAAACAGGTGGAATTTTAATTCATTATGGTTGGTTACGTATTTTAGGTTCTGGAAGTTTTAAATTACCGCGTGGCTTGATGGATTGGAATTTCAGTAAATCTTTTAGTGAGTCAGGCGAAAAACCAAAATATTTATTAGTTGCAGATGATGTGATTGGTGGTTATTTTGCGTTAAATGGTGGTTCGTTAGGCAATAATATTGGAAAAATTTATTACTATTCATCAAAAGATCTTACTTGGCATAATTTAAATTTTACTTACACAGAATTTTTAGCTTGGGCATTGAATGGCGATGTAGAGGCCTTTTATCAAGGGCTATTTTGGAAAAATTGGCAAGATGATGTAAAACAATTAGATGGTAACCAAGTTTTTGTATTTACGCCTGATTTAAACCAAGATAGAAAAATAGCAATTGATGAACGTCAAAAACAGGAAGTCAATATTGAAACCCATTACCAAGCAAGCTTTGCAGAAAAAAATAAATTTGATTTGGCGTATTCCGTCGCATAACCAGTAGAAAAATAGCATATGGCATTATTACAAATTGCAGAACCAGGACAAGCTGCGGCACCGCATCAACATCGTTTAGCCGTTGGGATTGATTTGGGAACAACCAATTCTTTGGTTGCATCCGTGCGTAGTGGGCAATCCGTGATTCTTAATGATGAACAAGAACGCAGTCTTGTGCCGTCAGTTGTTCATTATGGCGTTGAAGAGAAGAAAGTTGGTTTAGAAGCCTTTGAACAAGCCTCACTTGATCCAAAAAATACGGTGATTTCAGTAAAACGCTTAATTGGTCGCAGCCTTTCTGATGTTCAATCTCGTTATTCTAGTTTGCCTTATGAATTTGTGGCGAGTGAAAATGGATTACCTTTAATTATTACGGCACAGGGGCCTAAAAGTCCAATTGAAGTGTCTTCAGATATTTTATCGCGCTTAAATCACATTGCAGAACAACGCCTTGGAGGTGAGCTTTCTGGGGTTGTGATTACGGTTCCAGCTTATTTTGATGATGCTCAACGTCAAAGCACTAAAGATGCTGCGCGTTTAGCTGGGCTAAATGTATTACGTTTATTGAATGAACCTACTGCAGCTGCAGTTGCTTATGGATTAGATAGTGGGCAGGAAGGCATTATTGCGGTTTATGATTTAGGCGGCGGTACATTTGATATTTCAATTTTACGCTTATCAAAAGGTATCTTTGAAGTTCTTGCAACGGGTGGAGACACTGCATTAGGTGGAGATGATTTTGATCATTTAATTGCAGATTGGGTAATAGAACAAACTAAGCTAAAACCACAAACAGCAAATCAACAGCGTGAGTTAATAACCCTTGCTAACCAAGCTAAAATTACTTTGACTAATGAAAAAAGTGCGGTTATTTCTTGGCAAGATTTTTCAGTAGAAATTTCGCGGGAACAATTCAATGAATTAATTTATCCGCTTGTAAAACGTTCATTGCTAACTTGTCGTCGGGCATTGAAAGATGCCAATGTGGAATCCGAAGAAGTGCAAGCGGTGGTAATGGTTGGCGGTTCAACTCGTGTGCCTTATGTAAGAGAACAAGTTGGCGAGTTTTTTGGTAAAACACCATTAACCTCAATCGATCCTGATAAAGTTGTGGCACTTGGTGCTGCAATTCAAGCAGATATTTTAGTCGGGAATAAAACTGATTCTGATATGTTATTGCTTGATGTTGTACCACTTTCTTTAGGCATTGAGACGATGGGCGGATTAGTGGAAAAAATTATTCCACGTAATACAACAATTCCTGTAGCTCGTGCGCAAGAGTTTACTACTTTCAAAGATGGACAAACGGCAATGACTGTTCATGTGCTACAAGGCGAACGAGAGCTAGTGGATGATTGTCGTTCTTTAGGACGCTTTACTCTACGAGGTATTCCGCCAATGGCAGCGGGTGCAGCCCATATTAGAGTGACTTATCAAGTGGATGCAGATGGTTTATTAAGCGTTACAGCGATGGAAAAATCGACAAAAGTACAGTCTTCAATACAAATTAAACCA
Proteins encoded:
- the iscU gene encoding Fe-S cluster assembly scaffold IscU, which gives rise to MAYSEKVIDHYENPRNVGSLDKKDSNVGTGMVGAPACGDVMQLQIKVDDNGIIEDAKFKTYGCGSAIASSSLITEWVKGKSLEEAGAIKNSQIAEELELPPVKVHCSILAEDAIKAAIADYKAKQG
- the iscA gene encoding iron-sulfur cluster assembly protein IscA yields the protein MGITLTEKAAQRVKAFLDNRGKGIGLRLGVKTSGCSGLAYVLEFVDVLNSEDQVFEQHGVNIIVDPKSLVYLNGIELDYVKEGLNEGFKYNNPNVKESCGCGESFHV
- the hscB gene encoding Fe-S protein assembly co-chaperone HscB gives rise to the protein MFNPFQIFDLPVDFQLDEKVLNARYLKLQKALHPDNFVSSSALDQRVAMQKSTEVNDALKTLKDPILRAEAIIALNTGEQLDLEQKSTQDVAFLMQQLQWHEQLEELESQQDERALNAFAKEIKQETQSLLTALFESLKSQQWARASQYCDKLRFTHKLSEEIERVEERIFELD
- a CDS encoding DUF2625 domain-containing protein; translation: MQTLEQLTSPEHSAWITLSQWIDNARNHCEVIKKDQSSAERELFTMQMPTSSPMGAVIYETGGILIHYGWLRILGSGSFKLPRGLMDWNFSKSFSESGEKPKYLLVADDVIGGYFALNGGSLGNNIGKIYYYSSKDLTWHNLNFTYTEFLAWALNGDVEAFYQGLFWKNWQDDVKQLDGNQVFVFTPDLNQDRKIAIDERQKQEVNIETHYQASFAEKNKFDLAYSVA
- the hscA gene encoding Fe-S protein assembly chaperone HscA, whose product is MALLQIAEPGQAAAPHQHRLAVGIDLGTTNSLVASVRSGQSVILNDEQERSLVPSVVHYGVEEKKVGLEAFEQASLDPKNTVISVKRLIGRSLSDVQSRYSSLPYEFVASENGLPLIITAQGPKSPIEVSSDILSRLNHIAEQRLGGELSGVVITVPAYFDDAQRQSTKDAARLAGLNVLRLLNEPTAAAVAYGLDSGQEGIIAVYDLGGGTFDISILRLSKGIFEVLATGGDTALGGDDFDHLIADWVIEQTKLKPQTANQQRELITLANQAKITLTNEKSAVISWQDFSVEISREQFNELIYPLVKRSLLTCRRALKDANVESEEVQAVVMVGGSTRVPYVREQVGEFFGKTPLTSIDPDKVVALGAAIQADILVGNKTDSDMLLLDVVPLSLGIETMGGLVEKIIPRNTTIPVARAQEFTTFKDGQTAMTVHVLQGERELVDDCRSLGRFTLRGIPPMAAGAAHIRVTYQVDADGLLSVTAMEKSTKVQSSIQIKPSYGLTDEEVTAMIKSSFDNAQEDLQARELAEQRVEADRVIESVIVALQADGAELLSTDEFHHIETVLKQLMDVKQGSDRDAIAQGIKALDTATQEFAARRMNASINKALTGKNLSDIENP